The DNA sequence TAATCCCTTTTCTTTGTAGAAAATCTCATACTTACCCTCTTCTAAATTTTCAACTCCTCGTATTATATTTTTTAATGGCTTAGTTAACCTTCTACTAAATATATATCCAACTATTATGGCTAATATTAAATCGATAAATAGTATAAGCCATATTATTTTTATTACAGTATTAGCTAAGTTTTTTGGATTATAAGTAAGTATATACTTTTGTAATTGATTTCTATCAAACCCAAGTATATAACTATACTCTTTATTATTTATAACCTTACTAGATACCAATACATTTTCTGCATCCTTACTATCAAATCCACCAGCATATTTATACCCATTTATAATTTCTACAGGAGTATGCTTTTTATTGAGAGCTTTTGGAGCATTATATCTATATACTTCCTTTGAATCTTCATCTAGTATCTGTATCCACATGTCATTTTTACGTAATAATTGTTTTCCTTTTTCATTAACTTCTATTTCATTATTTTTGATATTTATATATCTATTAAAATCTCTAGTAAATACTTCTCCTTCTTGCTTTGGAGTTTTAGAATTATTAAAAATAACAACTCCCATTATTCCTGATATATTTAGGATAGTGACTATCATAACTACACAAATTATACTTACTACATACTTTAAAGTTATTCTCAATTTCATTTTAGTTTTCCTTCAAAGTTAACTTGTAACCTAATCCTTTTATATTTTTTATGTGCTTAGGTTTTGATGGATTATCTTCTATTTTCTCTCTTAATCTCCTTATATGAACCATTATTGTATTGTCATATCCTATAAAATCATCTCCCCATACTTCATCGCAAAACTTTTCTTTGCTTATAATTTGTTCTAGATGTTTTGCCATATATAAAAACATTTTAAACTCTTTAGCTTTAAGCTCTATAGTTTTTCCATTTTTTTTGACTTCTACACTATCTTCATCTATTTCAAATGGTCCAAATACCAATTTTTCCTTTGTATCTTCATCTTTTTTAGTTTCTAACATAAGATTTTTTTTAAGATTCAATTTTATTCTAAGTGCAACTTCTTTTGGGCTAAATGGCTTTGTTATGTAATCATCTGCTCCTAATGCTAGTCCTAATACTCTATCCATTTCTTCAGTTTTAGCTGACAAAAATAGTACTGGAACTTGAGAGATTTGCCTAATTTCTTTAAAAACTTCATACCCCTCTTTATCCGGTAGCATAATGTCTAATACAACAATATCTATATCATTATTTTTAAATATATTTATAGCTTCATTTCCTGTTTCTGCTTTATATACATTTTTAAAACCTTCTTTATTTAATACAGTACCTAAAAGCTTTAATATATCTATTTCATCATCTACTAATAAAATATTTTTTTCCTTTATTGTTGTTTCCAATTAAATCACCTCCATAACATTTCTTTATATATATTACCCAATATATGTAATATTTACAAACAAAGCTACTTTAATAAATTTCTGCTTTTATATAAAAATAATAAACTATAGTTATATAACTATAGTTTATTATTTTTATTCTATCTATTTAAAAATTTTTTAAATACATATATATTAGCTAAAATTCCCATTAATAATATAAATATCAAAATAACATATCCTAAACTTATTATTCCTAGGTTTTGCCCAAATATCTGTATATTTCCCATATAATTTCCAATAAACATTTGTGGATTCATAAGTAAATCTATATAGTTTGAATAGCTAATTACACTTAATAAGTCTCTTGGTAAAAACTTAATTAAAGTAAGCAATTTACCAATTACTAAAAATACAGTTATTGAAACTATAGATTCAACTGAATTTTTACTTATAAAAGAAAATAAACTTGAAAATATACTTATACTTATAAATATAATAGTCATGGTCATTATATTTATAACAGTATAGGAGTTAATAGTCATTGGCTTTAATACTGCAACAACATCAACAATTCTATATGCTTGAAGATTTCCATTTAAGGGTTGCCCATATTGAGTATAGGTTATTGCTCCTACTACTATTAAATACATTAAATATATTAATATAGGCATTATTATAGCTAAATTAAGTTTAGAAAATAATGCTTTATATTTATTTTTACTAGATAAAATAATTGAATCTACATTAGATAGTTTTTCATCAGTGTATATACCTGAAAAAATATATATACATATGCCAACTATAATAAATCCAGAAAAAATATTACTTGCCCTAAAGTTAAAAACTTTATAAAAATTTATATCTTTGTATTCTTTACCTTCATCA is a window from the Paraclostridium sordellii genome containing:
- a CDS encoding response regulator transcription factor, which gives rise to METTIKEKNILLVDDEIDILKLLGTVLNKEGFKNVYKAETGNEAINIFKNNDIDIVVLDIMLPDKEGYEVFKEIRQISQVPVLFLSAKTEEMDRVLGLALGADDYITKPFSPKEVALRIKLNLKKNLMLETKKDEDTKEKLVFGPFEIDEDSVEVKKNGKTIELKAKEFKMFLYMAKHLEQIISKEKFCDEVWGDDFIGYDNTIMVHIRRLREKIEDNPSKPKHIKNIKGLGYKLTLKEN